The genomic window CGGCGAGCTACTATTGCCACCCGAATCGTTCGGAAAGCTTTGCCAAAGTCCTACAGATTTTTCAACAGCCGAGCGTGCAGTTTGTGACACTGACGATCACGGAGAAAGGCTATAACATCCGAGATAGTGCTGGAAACTATGCGCCGATCGTTCAGCAGGATCTGGCAAATGGTCCGGAGAACCCTCAACATACAGTCAGTATTTTGACAGCTTTGCTGTATGCACGATTCAAACAGGGCAAGCTGCCGATCGCAATGGTTTCTACAGATAATTTTTCTCAAAATGGTCAAAAATTCCAAACGAGTGTTTTGGCGATCGCCGAAGGTTGGCAACAAGCTGGGTGGGTGGAAGCAGGATTTATTGATTATCTATCAAATGATCAGCTCGTTAGCTTTCCTTGGACAATGATCGATCGCATAACTCCGAACCCTTCAGAAGCAGTAAAGGAGAAGCTGGAGGCTATCGGTTTCAGTGAAGTAGACCTTATCCAAACAGCTAAGCATACCAATATTGCCCTGTTTGCCAATACTGAGGCAACCCATTACCTTGTTATTGAGGATGCCTTTCCTAATGGACGTCCTGCGCTTGAAAAAGCTGGGGTGATTCTCACGGATCGAGAAACGGTCGACAAGGTGGATACGATGAAAGTCACAGCCTGTCTAAATCCATTGCACACAGCGCTGGCTATTTTTGGGTGTTTGTTAGGTAAAATGTCGATTGCAGAAGAAATGAGGGATAAAGCGCTAGTTAAGCTGATTGAAGGAATCGGCTACAGAGAAGGACTACCAGTCGTTGCAGACCCAGGTATTATTGATCCAAAGCAGTTCATCGATGAGGTGATTCATACACGGTTGGTCAAT from Enterococcus sp. 9E7_DIV0242 includes these protein-coding regions:
- a CDS encoding mannitol dehydrogenase family protein, with the translated sequence MEEIFSFYDSSSKSPEVHIPTADKKQLVKNTQEAPVWIHFGGGNLYRGFHGKIAQDLIEAGELTSGVIVCETFDEGIVDDCYQPYNNDFAQVIMHESGDLDVNLINATAASYYCHPNRSESFAKVLQIFQQPSVQFVTLTITEKGYNIRDSAGNYAPIVQQDLANGPENPQHTVSILTALLYARFKQGKLPIAMVSTDNFSQNGQKFQTSVLAIAEGWQQAGWVEAGFIDYLSNDQLVSFPWTMIDRITPNPSEAVKEKLEAIGFSEVDLIQTAKHTNIALFANTEATHYLVIEDAFPNGRPALEKAGVILTDRETVDKVDTMKVTACLNPLHTALAIFGCLLGKMSIAEEMRDKALVKLIEGIGYREGLPVVADPGIIDPKQFIDEVIHTRLVNPMIPDTPQRIAADTSQKIGIRYGETIKKYVALPDKSVEELHYIPLTIAGWLRYLLAVDDRGEAFTPSPDPLLDELQEQLARVTIGFTGDVRPAVRPILRNTQIFGSDLYEIGLGEKVEQYFKEMLQGPGAVRATVEKYV